The Bdellovibrio sp. NC01 genome includes the window ACAGACGCCACGTCTTCTTGCGATGATTCACAAAATTCCGGATTAGCACAAGCACAACAAGTGGCAGTGACATTAGGCCAACAAGTTTCTTCCAGTGTCACGGCAGCATGTTCGACATTAGGCAAAGTTATGCAAGGTGCGAATGCAGCGACGGCGGCTTATCAGTTGAGTTGTCAGAATTCAGTTAGCACTTGCAGTTCGGCCTGTCAGACCGCGATTCAATATTATAACGACAACAAAGGTTGTTCTGCACAAAACGGTGGGATCGAAGCGGGCAATCTTTCCTCCATTCAAACGGATAAAAAATCTTGTACGGCATTGAGTGCAAAAGCTTCAACGGCACAACAAGCATTAACAAACTTTTTGCAAACGACGATGCAAGCCCAAAACTGCTCGACGGCAACCGATGGTACATCAGTTGCCGATTTATGTACGACAAATCCCAGCTTGGCAGGTTGTTCAACGACGGTGGTCGACTGTACAAGTGCGGCGATGGCGACGAATCAGGTTTGTATCTGTCAGAAGAATCCAAACGACGCCAGTTGCGTTGCAGGTTTATCAGCGACAACAGTGACATCTTCTGACGGGACAACGCTTGCTTCGCGTACCGCCAGCTCTGCCGACTCACTGGATGGTGATCTTTATGGTCTGCCTGAAGTGCAGCAAGCAGCGGTCACATCATCAGGTTCCGGCGATGTTGTCGATGGCAAGCAAGGGGCAAGTGCAAACATCTCAAGTGATGGGGTTAGCAGTTCAGGTGCTGCGGCAAATGCGAAGGCAGCAGGTAATGGCAAAACCGCAAACGAAGTTCCACAAGTAACAGGTGGTTTTTATTCGGGCGGTGGGGGCGGCTCAAGTTCAAGTGGTGGAAGCGGTTCCGACAATAGCAATCAAGAGCCAGGCCTAATTGAAAAGCTTGCGCAAAAAGCAGCAGGTGCGGTTCCTGATCTTCGTCAATTTTTGCCGGGGGGAACCATGGATCCACAACGTGGTGTCGCTGGAGTTTCCGGTCCCGATGGAATCACAGGACCGAATACAGATATTTGGAAGAAAATCCAAAATCGTTACAGAGTCGTTCAGCCGTCTTTGATGCCGTGATTAGATCAAGGCGTGAAGAGCTTCAATTGTTTTATTTCTTTCTTTTGCATCAACAAGAACAGTGGCGCTCATCGCACTCATAATAAGTTTGCGAGCTTGTACTTGGGCTTGATCGATTTTTTCTAAAACTTTTTGTGGAATTTCGGGCGATGTAGAACCCGTGCACGTCAAAGTCACAGTTGAAAAATCAGAAGCGTGCAATTCAAAATCTTTTGAATTTTGCAATTCGCGTTTTACTGCACCCATAATTTCCTGTGGGCCAGTCAACAGGATTTCTGTTTTATCTTGGTGAATTTCACAGTGTAGAAGTTGTGGGAATGCGATTTGTTTTGCTTCAAACAAATCTTGCAACTGTTTCAACGCTTTCGCAGAATTTTTTTCGACAGATTTAATTTCAAGAACTGTTTCGTGAGAATTCAAAGATAAAGCTTTGCACGATTCAAACATATTCAATCCTTTTTTAACTAGCGTTCCATCAGAAGTTTTATTCGAAGCTGGGCCGATGTACAAAGTGACATCACGAAGTTTTGCCAATTCAACAGAGCGATAATGCAGAACTTTCGCGCCCCAGAAAGTCATCTCCATCAATTGATCATAATTCAATTCTTGTAGGGGGCGAGCTGACTTCACAACATTTGGATCGGCCGTGAATACTGCCGGTACGTCTTTAAGAATTTCACAGCGTTCCGCTTTGAAAGCAGCAGCCATCGCAACCGCCGAAGTATCGGAACCACCGCGACCAAGTGTCGTGATTTCTTTTGTCACAGGTGAAACACCTTGAAAGCCTGCCAAGATCACAACTTTGTTGTCTTGAAGCGCTTCTTCAACGCGGAAGCCTTTAACGTCTTTGATGAAAGCATTGACGTGCGAGTCGTCAGTGAAAATCCCAGCTTGGCTGCCGGTGAAGCTGATCGCGCGGCAACCAAGATCGTTCAAGGCCATGCTTACAAGCGACATACTAATGCGTTCGCCGACAGTAAGAAGCATATCCATTTCACGACGTTGTGGGTGAGAAGAAACTTGGCTTGCAAGATCGATAAGCGAGTTCGTTGTCTTACCCATGGCACTGACAACAACAATCAAAGAATTTTCCTGAGATTGATTAGCGATGCGGGCTGAAACGGCTTTGATCTTTTGCGGATCAGCGAGAGTAGCACCACCATATTTTTGAACTATCAGAGGCTTCATTCAACCGCGACCTTTTGGTTTTTCGAATACACATAATTCGAAACAATACTTCCAGCGCCTTTAGGCACTCGGATGTAGTGCTTCTCTACCTGGCGAGGAATGTATCCCAAAAATAGCTCTGCGTTCAAATCTTTTAGTGATTTTCTAGTGACACCAATTCGGTCTGCTAAAGTGTCTAACTCAGTTCCTCCGGGAACGAGGACAACCTCATACTCAAGCGGGTCCATCTTTTCAAGATCACGGAAGCCATAAAGGTTCGGTGCTTTTGAAATTAACATCGCCGCGAGGATTTTAGGCACATATTCTTGCGTTTCTGCTGGCAAAGCTGAAAGCTTAATGAGCGACCAGTAATCTTTTGTACCATATTTTTTAATCTGGCGACGAAGACCATTTTCACCCATGTTGTAACTTGCAGCGACAAGATACCATGAACCAAATTCGCTATAGAGATCTTTCAAATATTTAATCGCGGCATGAGTCGATTTTTTCAGGTCGCGTCGTTCATCCAACCACCAAGTTTTTTCCAAACCATAGCGTGCGCCCGTTGGTTCGATAAATTGCCAAGGCCCCACGGCATCAGCGTGGCTTGTTGCGGTTGAAGAAAAACCACTTTCAATCATAACCATGTAAGCAAGATCTAATGGCAGACCTGAATTTTTCAATTCATTCTGAATGAACGGCATGAATTTGTACGAGCGTTGCAACCAATTGCGGAACCACTTGTTACCATTACCTTGATAGTATGCGACCCACTTGCTGACTTTTTTATTGTACGTCACAGGTAAATCGAAAATTAGATTGTCTGATTGAACGTGCGTTGAGCGCGCGGTCAGAGCTTTCAATTTTTCTTTCAGTGATTGCGTATCTTGATTGAGTGCAGATGCCGGAACAGATGTTGCCGCCTTCGTTTCAGCGAATGCTTGCGAAGCAAGAGTGAGTGATAAAATAGCGGCTGCCAACGTTCTCATTAGGTTATTATGAAGTCGATTCTTTGACACTGTCGACAAGGATCTGACAATTCATCGACACCATCGACGAAGGTCCTTCACACGGTCAAATCGCAAAAAACTTGAGTCCATAAAAAAATTCCTAGTAAAAGGTCCTGAAGGAAACTTCTTTCCTAGACCAATGTCGGTCCTGTCAAAACGTGGCATATCCCTTGCTGCTTAGCAATTCGAGGGAGAATCAATGAGTATAAAAGGTGTCTATACAGCACTTAGTGGAGCGATGGCGCAAAGTACGAAGCTTGATACGATTGCCAATAATTTGGCGAACGTGAATACTCCCGCGTTTAAACGCGACCAACAGCTATTTCAAGAATATCTAACTGCAAACGAGAAGCCACCTGAAGTGATTCAAGTTCCTAAAGACGTGGCTTCGATCGAAAGTTTCTACAACATGCAAGGTGGCGATAAATCTTATGTCGACACAAAAGGAACTTTCACAGATTTCTCTCAAGGTGGTTTGCGCCCGACAGGTAACACATTAGATGTTGCGATTGATGGCAAAGGTTTCTTTGAAGTGGCAACACCAGGTGGCGTGCGTTTAACAAGAGCCGGTAATTTTACATTAGATGGCAACGGGCAACTTGTTACTAAAGAAGGTTTCCCTGTGTTAAAAGCCGGTGATGCGGGCGCTGATCCTGCTTCCCGTGTGATTCGTTTTGATTCCTCTGCTCCAATCCAAATTTCTGATTCCGGCGATGTGATCCAAGGTATTAATAATCTTGGAAAACTTTCGATGGTGAATGTCGCAAATCCAGATGCTTTGCAAAAACAAGGAAGTTC containing:
- a CDS encoding lytic transglycosylase domain-containing protein, whose protein sequence is MRTLAAAILSLTLASQAFAETKAATSVPASALNQDTQSLKEKLKALTARSTHVQSDNLIFDLPVTYNKKVSKWVAYYQGNGNKWFRNWLQRSYKFMPFIQNELKNSGLPLDLAYMVMIESGFSSTATSHADAVGPWQFIEPTGARYGLEKTWWLDERRDLKKSTHAAIKYLKDLYSEFGSWYLVAASYNMGENGLRRQIKKYGTKDYWSLIKLSALPAETQEYVPKILAAMLISKAPNLYGFRDLEKMDPLEYEVVLVPGGTELDTLADRIGVTRKSLKDLNAELFLGYIPRQVEKHYIRVPKGAGSIVSNYVYSKNQKVAVE
- a CDS encoding aspartate kinase is translated as MKPLIVQKYGGATLADPQKIKAVSARIANQSQENSLIVVVSAMGKTTNSLIDLASQVSSHPQRREMDMLLTVGERISMSLVSMALNDLGCRAISFTGSQAGIFTDDSHVNAFIKDVKGFRVEEALQDNKVVILAGFQGVSPVTKEITTLGRGGSDTSAVAMAAAFKAERCEILKDVPAVFTADPNVVKSARPLQELNYDQLMEMTFWGAKVLHYRSVELAKLRDVTLYIGPASNKTSDGTLVKKGLNMFESCKALSLNSHETVLEIKSVEKNSAKALKQLQDLFEAKQIAFPQLLHCEIHQDKTEILLTGPQEIMGAVKRELQNSKDFELHASDFSTVTLTCTGSTSPEIPQKVLEKIDQAQVQARKLIMSAMSATVLVDAKERNKTIEALHALI
- the flgF gene encoding flagellar basal-body rod protein FlgF translates to MSIKGVYTALSGAMAQSTKLDTIANNLANVNTPAFKRDQQLFQEYLTANEKPPEVIQVPKDVASIESFYNMQGGDKSYVDTKGTFTDFSQGGLRPTGNTLDVAIDGKGFFEVATPGGVRLTRAGNFTLDGNGQLVTKEGFPVLKAGDAGADPASRVIRFDSSAPIQISDSGDVIQGINNLGKLSMVNVANPDALQKQGSSLYGFKPNMNAEVSNVNNPSVKQGFLETSNVNIVQEMTDMISTNRIFESTQKAISAYDQMAEKMVNVVGKTTP